In Vampirovibrio chlorellavorus, one DNA window encodes the following:
- a CDS encoding DNA cytosine methyltransferase: protein MGQNKKRLLSLFSGCGGMDLGFEGGFKVPLVSIGKGQKDWISKNHGNGWATLKETSFQTVFANDIERAAKAAWEPYFKEKRGNSEAVFIHGSIVDLVKAHKSGEFSFPSDIDIVTGGFPCQDFSVAGKRKGFASHKSHKGALIEPEMDCPTEENRGVLYKWMREVIAITLPKMFIAENVKGLVSLPDAQAIISQDFSDVGGGYHVVSPRVLHAARYGVPQTRERVIFIGFRKDTLKPGVLEKLQELDTFPEMDPYPSPTHFLPGDFTSSKKNTALRPFVSVGSVLRDLPEPDLSDDLSHQGYSKAKFMGAHCQGQKEINLNLPGPTIRSEHHGNIEFRRLSVEHNGNNTTELQNGLAERRLSVRECARIQTFPDDMEFVRKLDPKDWRKLSITEGYKLVGNAVPPLLAFNLAKRIETLWDTIFEESVNDNQRELSKERIRALA from the coding sequence ATGGGCCAGAATAAAAAAAGATTGCTTTCCTTATTTTCAGGCTGTGGAGGTATGGATCTTGGCTTTGAAGGAGGATTTAAGGTTCCTTTAGTCTCTATTGGCAAAGGACAAAAGGACTGGATCTCCAAAAACCACGGCAATGGCTGGGCCACGTTAAAAGAAACCAGTTTTCAGACAGTCTTCGCTAATGATATCGAAAGAGCGGCCAAGGCCGCTTGGGAGCCTTACTTTAAAGAAAAGCGAGGCAATTCTGAGGCTGTCTTTATACATGGCAGCATTGTCGATTTAGTAAAAGCGCATAAATCAGGGGAGTTTTCATTCCCATCTGATATTGACATCGTTACAGGAGGGTTTCCCTGTCAAGACTTTAGCGTGGCAGGAAAACGTAAAGGGTTCGCATCTCATAAGTCCCATAAAGGAGCTCTCATTGAGCCTGAAATGGACTGCCCCACAGAAGAGAATAGAGGCGTTTTATACAAATGGATGCGAGAAGTTATCGCCATTACGCTTCCTAAAATGTTTATAGCTGAAAATGTCAAAGGGCTAGTCAGTCTTCCAGACGCCCAAGCCATTATCTCTCAAGACTTTTCAGATGTAGGGGGAGGGTATCATGTTGTATCCCCTAGAGTATTGCACGCCGCAAGGTATGGGGTCCCTCAGACTAGAGAGCGTGTTATTTTTATCGGCTTCAGGAAAGACACTCTTAAGCCTGGAGTCCTAGAAAAACTTCAAGAGTTGGATACTTTCCCAGAAATGGACCCCTATCCTTCTCCTACCCATTTTTTACCGGGAGATTTCACCTCATCAAAGAAGAATACAGCTTTGCGGCCTTTTGTGTCCGTTGGAAGTGTCTTGAGAGACCTTCCAGAGCCTGACCTGTCTGACGATCTATCCCATCAGGGGTATTCAAAAGCTAAATTTATGGGGGCTCACTGCCAAGGACAAAAAGAAATTAATTTGAACTTACCCGGCCCTACTATTCGTTCTGAGCACCACGGGAATATAGAATTCAGAAGACTATCGGTTGAACACAACGGTAACAATACGACAGAATTGCAAAATGGTCTTGCCGAAAGAAGGCTTTCGGTAAGGGAGTGCGCAAGAATACAAACCTTTCCAGACGATATGGAATTTGTTAGAAAGCTAGATCCAAAAGACTGGAGAAAGCTTAGCATCACTGAAGGCTATAAGCTTGTTGGTAATG